A stretch of the Papaver somniferum cultivar HN1 chromosome 6, ASM357369v1, whole genome shotgun sequence genome encodes the following:
- the LOC113287471 gene encoding integrin-linked protein kinase 1-like: MEGKLKTKFLTRKQSSKAPDKEYEEEEDNVSVGNGINDLGEEEEPETIDPTVKLMYLTNEGDLEGIHQLLDSGINVNFRDTDGRTALHIAACQGCNDVVQLLIQKGAQIDPKDRWGSTPLADAIHYKNHEVIKLLEKHGAKSMMVPMHVQNLQEIPEYEIGPDELDFSNSVEITKGTFRTASWRGIEVAVKKIGEDLITDEDKVRAFIDELALLQKMRHPNVVQFLGAVTQSTPMMIVTEYLPKGDLRAFLKRKGALKPVLAVRFALDIARGMNYLHENKPEAIVHRDLEPSNILRDDSGHLKVADFGVSKLLKVAKTVKQDKFIFSPETSCRYVAPEVFRNEEYDLKVDVFSFALILQEMIEGRPPFFTKQEEEVPKAYAEKERPPFGAPERLYSHGLRELIEKCWSENPADRPTFREIIRRLDGIDYLFMQKRRWKINIFKCFEGFEALWRKNHACPSNRSSRFSTRQ, encoded by the exons ATGGAAGGAAAGTTAAAGACGAAATTTCTTACGAGAAAACAGTCATCAAAAGCACCAGataaagaatatgaagaagaagaagataatgtaTCAGTTGGAAATGGGATTAATGATTTAGGAGAGGAAGAAGAACCTGAAACTATTGATCCTACTGTTAAACTCATGTATTTAACTAATGAAGGTGATCTTGAAGGAATTCACCAGTTATTAGATTCAGGGATTAATGTTAATTTTAGGGATACTGATGGAAGAACAGCTCTTCATATTGCTGCTTGTCAAGGTTGTAATGATGTTGTTCAACTATTGATTCAAAAGGGTGCACAAATTGATCCTAAAGATCGATGGGGTAGTACG CCTCTTGCAGATGCAATACACTACAAAAACCACGAGGTGATCAAGCTTTTAGAGAAACATGGCGCGAAGTCTATG ATGGTTCCAATGCATGTTCAAAATTTACAAGAGATCCCAGAATATGAGATCGGTCCCGACGAGCTTGATTTTAGTAACAGTGTGGAAATAACCAAG GGCACGTTCCGTACTGCATCATGGCGTGGAATTGAAGTTGCAGTGAAAAAGATTGGGGAAGATTTGATCACTGATGAGGATAAAGT AAGGGCTTTTATTGATGAACTTGCGTTGCTGCAAAAGATGCGACATCCAAACGTTGTCCAGTTTTTGGGTGCCGTAACCCAAAGTACTCCAATGATGATTGTCACCGAATATCTACCTAAG GGTGATCTGCGTGCCTTTCTCAAAAGAAAAGGAGCACTAAAGCCAGTACTGGCAGTGAGATTTGCACTTGATATTGCAAG GGGAATGAACTATTTGCATGAAAACAAACCTGAAGCAATAGTCCACCGTGATCTGGAGCCTTC AAATATACTGCGGGATGATTCCGGGCATCTGAAAGTTGCGGATTTTGGAGTAAGCAAGCTGTTGAAAGTTGCGAAAACCGTTAAACAAGATAAATTCATATTCTCTCCAGAAACTTCAT gtcGTTATGTGGCACCAGAGGTATTTCGAAATGAAGAGTATGATCTAAAAGTAGATGTATTTTCATTTGCTTTAATTCTCCAAGAG ATGATAGAAGGGCGCCCACCTTTTTTCACAAAACAGGAGGAAGAAGTTCCTAAAGCATATGCTGAAAAAGAACGCCCACCTTTCGGTGCTCCAGAAAGGCTTTACTCACATGGATTAAGAGA GTTGATAGAGAAATGCTGGAGTGAGAACCCAGCAGATAGACCGACATTCAGAGAAATTATTAGAAGGCTAGATGGTATCGATTATCTTTTTATGCAGAAGAGGCGTTGGAAG ATTAATATATTTAAATGCTTCGAGGGTTTTGAGGCCCTGTGGAGGAAAAATCATGCTTGCCCAAGCAATCGATCGTCTCGGTTTTCCACCAGACAATGA